TCTCCTGGGAGATGATCGGCAAGGGGCGCGAGCTGGCCGACCAGCGCAAAACGACCCTGACCGCCTGTGTGCTCGGATATCACGTCGAACACATCGCCCACCAGGCCATCGCCTACGGCGCGGACCGCGTCATCCTGGTGGACGACCCGGTGCTGGAGCACTACCGCACGGAGCCGTACGCCGCGGTGCTGGTAGACCTCATCCGGCAGTACAAGCCGGAGATATTCATCCTGGGCGCCTCCACGCGCGGCCGGGACCTGGCCGGCGCCGTCGCCACCGAGATCTTCACCGGCCTGACCGCCGACTGTACCGGCCTGGATATTGACCCGGAGACCGGCCTCCTCCGCCAAACCCGCCCGGCCTTCGGCGGCAACATCATGGCCACCATCATCTGCCCCAACCACCGCCCGCAGATGGCCACCGTCCGCCACCGCGTCTTTGAGATGCCGGCGCCCGACCATACCCGCAAAGGCGAGATCATCCGCGTCAATCCCCATCTCGACGAGGAGGCCATCGCCACCAAGGTGGTGGACTTCATCCGCGAGGAGGGCCAAGTGAACCTGGCGGATGCCCGCATCATCGTCTCCGGCGGGCGCGGCGTGGGCGGCCCGGAGGGGTTTGAACCCATCCGCCGGCTGGCCGAGGTGCTCGGGGGAGCCGTCGGGGCCTCGCGCGCCGCGGTGGACGCCGGCTGGATCCCCTACGCCCATCAGGTGGGGCAGACCGGCCGCACCGTGCGCCCGGACCTTTACATCGCCTGCGGCATCTCCGGCGCCATTCAGCACCTGGCCGGCATGCAGACATCCCGCGTCATCGTGGCCATCAACAAGGACCCCGAGGCCCCCATCTTCAAGATCGCCAACTACGGCATCGTCGGGGACCTGTTCCAAGTTCTGCCGGCGCTGACGGAGGAATTCCGCAAGCGCCTGCACAAATAACCTATCGAATCGGAGGAAACAATGGAGTTTCAGTTGAGCGATGAGCACCGCATGCTCGAGAAGACCGTGCGCGAATTCGCCGCACGCGAGATCGCCCCATATATCAAAGAGCTGGACCGCACCCACTCCTTTGACCCGGGCATCTTCCCCAAG
This DNA window, taken from Anaerolineae bacterium, encodes the following:
- a CDS encoding electron transfer flavoprotein subunit alpha produces the protein MQINREECIGCEACVAACPFGALYMDEERKAVVDDKCTACGACIDVCPVSALSLPEVEAPAAGLEQYKGVWVWVEQLRGEAGSISWEMIGKGRELADQRKTTLTACVLGYHVEHIAHQAIAYGADRVILVDDPVLEHYRTEPYAAVLVDLIRQYKPEIFILGASTRGRDLAGAVATEIFTGLTADCTGLDIDPETGLLRQTRPAFGGNIMATIICPNHRPQMATVRHRVFEMPAPDHTRKGEIIRVNPHLDEEAIATKVVDFIREEGQVNLADARIIVSGGRGVGGPEGFEPIRRLAEVLGGAVGASRAAVDAGWIPYAHQVGQTGRTVRPDLYIACGISGAIQHLAGMQTSRVIVAINKDPEAPIFKIANYGIVGDLFQVLPALTEEFRKRLHK